The DNA region TGAGGCTCTTGTCCTGGAGTATCGATTTGTCCAGTGTGAACTTATTACAGTAAACATCGACATGAGGCTGCACTCAGTCACCAGGGGGCGCTAGTCTGCAAGGTTTACCACAACTCCTATCCTATTGCATGATGCATCCCAAAGGCTTGGAGAGCAATTTTTAGCACGTCTTGGCCCTGATTAAATGTACACGGGAAAATGACCAAACATCCAGGCTGACGgcactgtttcatttcaaattttcaaCATGTCTGCAGCACTACGGGGCTCAGACCTCGGCTGCAGCCAGTACCTGTTTGTGATGCTGCATCTGCAGTCTTTCCAGCTTACATCTCTCTGTACGCTCCCTCTGACACTCGTTCTGTGCCTGATGAAGctgaaccacaaacacacacacaaattagaGAGAAGTTCAGTTATGGCTGTTAttcaataaaactgaaactttCCTAACCATGCCTCTCATATGCTGGAAAACATAGATCTTACCTGATTTGTCAAATTGGTAATCTGACCCTGGAGTCTCTCAACTTGCCGCCTCAAGTCCTctttttcctcattcattcgCTCCCTGtcactcctctctttcctgaAGTCTTCTTCAAAGATCTTCACCTGAATTGCAACACAGTTGAGGAAAAGCATGTATAACTGCCacagaactctgtgtgtgtgtgtgtgtgtgtgtgtgtgtgtgtgtgtgtgtttatattttgctgcatttctgaCCTGCTCCTTTAGTACGGCGATTTGAGTGAGCAGTTCCTGCTTCTTCAGGTTATTGGCTGCATCGGCAAAGTTACCCTGGCCAGGTGGCGGTTGTTGGGAGGATGACGgggaatgcaggtttaaggcttCCTCCAAAGCCTGAAGTAAGACAAAGTCTAAGTCTCACATAGAAGGAAATGTTtccactcttcctctccctctttctgcaTCTGTTCCACACTCACCCTGTTGAGGCGTTGGATCTCCTTCTCCTGGTACTCCCTCTGTTTGCTGAGGGGCAGCAGCTGATCCTGCAGGTAGCGAATCTTCTGCTTTAACTCAGTGGTCTCAGAGTTGAGGCACTCCTTCTCCCCCTGAAACATACACAcccaaaatactgaaaacacCATTCTTAATGTATCCTgaaacatctttttcttttttttgctttgttctgGTTTTGTTAGACAGACATCACCAGAGCTTGCTGTCTCTGTATTCTCACCTGTACATTTTCAATCTTGGACTTGGCCAGCAGAAGCTTCTTGTCGTAGTCGCGCTGCCTCTGCTCTCGTTCTGCCTCCAGCTCAAGCACAGTTTTCTGGGACTCAGCCAGCCGTTGTCTGAGGTCTGTGATCTGAGGAACAATGTGAACCATTTAGCTGAGTCTAATAACAGCTGTGAGGTACAATTCTcataaacaaaccaaaataaaaaaaaaaaaaaaaaaaatctgtgattcGGTGGTAACAGCTCTGGTAAAGACGaacatcagctgctgcatgtgttgGGGTGCAGCCTTAGAGACGTGGTAGAAATTTGTGTAATCAAATTAGAAACAGAGGCGCAGCAACAATGACACATTTGCAAACACACGTAgatctgtttttgtgtaaaatatgaaCGAACCTAGTGACGCAAATGGATATATCTAGGGTTCTGCGGTCTAAACCCAAGGTTGCATGGTGTCCCTGTCTCAACAAAGTGTGAATCTAGGTTTGTTCATGACTGTGGGTGTACCGAAgcgtaggtgtgtgtgtatgagtgtgagagtgtgtacatatgtgtgtttctgctgccctctgACTGCAccacagcaggaagtcagcGGGTACCAGAGAGGTGAGGGGAATTCTTTGTGAGGTGTGACAAGCCTTGTGGTAAGTGTGCGCTCAGATAGCGAGCTATTGCAAGATTGCACCTTTTCCACTGGACAAGCATATCgaaaacacacgcacgcacacacacacacagctgcttcactGCCAACTGATGCACACAAACGTCACAGTCCTGCGTTCCTTAAAGATATTTCTAAATTACAAAATCCTTGTTACCTGTTTGTGATTACTCTACTGGCATAATGCAAcatactttctttctttcttttttcttttttttgttgccatttTCTATGTGTATAGTGTTCAGCAATGTTCACCTAGTTTAAGGTCTGGTTTATCACTGTTCAGCAAATTTGAAACTACATTCATCtatcattttgaaaatgtattacTCTTGGTAACAGTAACAGCAGTACTTTGTGAAATAAATGAGGCTGAATTGAGAACAGTGGAGGACACAGCTGAACAGAGTTCATTTTGAACCTGGGGCAACACATAAAGAACTGTCTATTCTAAGCACAGACATTATTTATAAAGAAAAAGGAGTTTTGTGGATATTGCAGCATAAATAAGCCATATACTTtttgtactgtacatgcagaTGCATTCCTGTACAATCTAGAAGTGCTTTGCTATGAATCTAAAAGAACCTCAGCGTGTGGAAGAAGACAGgccaaagtgaaaataaaacaaataaaaaggagACACGAATATAACTGCATTAAACTGATGCGATCTCATCGAGCTAAACAGATGTGTTCAACCTTTGACGAGTGAGCTCTGAaatggcaaaaaagaaaacatttttcaaaggaATTCGGAGAGAATTGGGTATTGGTTCTCCTACATCAGTCGAGGATGCGGCGATGTCTTCCCACACCCTCCATAACAGCTGTAAAGTCATTACTGTACCTTCTGTTCAAACTGTGACTTCATGGAGTTCCACTGAATGTCCCACTGCTTGTTCACCTCCAGTACCTGTAAGCAGTGCCAGAAAGTGAAACAAATGACACTGAACATATAGGAAACAAAATACACAGAGACTTTCCCCTATGGCAAAAGAGGATGAGCAGTAAGAGCAAAAAAGACTCACATcctttctctgcttctccaaAAGCTTGATCTTCTTTTCATACACCTCTACATCACACGGTTTAGTTGGGGTTTTCTCTGAAGCTTTTCCACTCTGGGGGCACACAAAACACTCCTAAATCCACTACATTCCTCCATCACTCGAACCTTTTAAGTGACACATTCATTGAGAAAACGCTTTTATTCAATGTAAAcctgaaaggaaaaaataaagtttcgcataaaaaaacactgagtaTGTAAATGGGACAGATTTATTTACATCAAGCAAAGTGTGTCTgcacagaaggaaaaaagaattTGCTGTGTCATTTCATTGTAACTACCTTCTGCGGTGTGGTGGCCTCCATCTTCGGCCTAACAGCGGCTGATTCCTCCTTCGCGGGCTCCTCTTTGGCCTCCGCGGCTTCGGTGTCAGATGGCGCTGCCGGTGATCCCattgctgctgctcctcctgtgaCCAGCTCCTTAAGTTTCTGATTCTCCTGCCTGAAAATcagcaacaaaatgaaaatgatagCGTTTGTGAGCACGGTCCCCTCCAGAGTTTGTTGAAGTTTGGTACAGCTTCAGGATGTCCTTTGGGAAGGCCCTACAATAACCCGCTGGTAGCAGTGACGccaacagaaagcagaggaatAATCCCCCCCATCAAAAGCGAAAGCATGGTCAACTGTCAGCATCCTTGGCAAAGCAAAAACTGTGTGGGGTCATCAAAACAGTAATGGGAGACTGACTCACTCTACATTCAAAGgtcatgagaaaaaaaattgtcccacagttttaaaaagaaagtttAGGAATATAATATCATGTTTCTGCTACAGCAAAGCGACACAAagcccagaaaaaaaaaacattacctCAGCTGTTCCAAGTCTCGATTCCTGATGTGATGATCCTCTTCCATTTTCTTTCGAAGCTCATTGTTCTCCTGCCTGAGCTGCTCACAGAGAGTCTGGAAAACACAATTATCACAACATTTTTGCATCATTCTGCGTAATGacagtaactttttttttcttttttttttggttacaTCTGTATGCCCACACAGAGCCAGAAGCAACTGCCTTTAACAAGATGGTGAAAATTATTTCGGAGCGCTGTACATGTGTATGACTGTGTATAGACTCGTGTGGAAATACTTCCCACCTCTATGGCACAAAATGACTgttgatgtttgatgtttttctgaCAAATGCTcctatatttcacattttcagtccATAAACTAACAACCGTGActtttttgaaaagaaaaaatataagaAAGAGccttaaaaaatgaaaacatgaagaatgaAAGTCGCTGCAAATACTGCTTTACTTATGTGGATTAAAAATGAGGCTGTAATGTGTTTCAGAAGTACCACTGGTTCCacctacagacagacaacctCCTCTATGTAAAATTTATTGTAACGTAATTTGTAACATTACTTAGAAATGTGCTGACAATGAAGCGATAAAGTAATTACAGTTAAAATTACAATGTGTTAGCTGGTGCTGTGTGCCTGCAGcagtagttgttgttgttgtttatgtgcCCAGCTCATATGGACAGCTGCGTGAGACACCACAACTACTGTTGCAGTGGTGAGACAACATTTGTCAGAAAAGAATAGAACTTCTTACAGATAGCGTCACATTACAAACAATGAACTCTGGACATTTTACTATAAAATTATCCCTTCAATTATCTGCAGCATTTGATATAAGACTGCCTGAGACTGGTCAACAGTTAATTcatgacatttaaaaatcacattaaatgaATCTTTCCCTGAACACATTTGTTTCCACTGCATAATGCTaattaaattaaactcttaGGTGCCTGTAAAGCCACCTTGGAGAAACAGGTTAAATCTAGTGGAGCTttaacatttcttctttttacttttgtcaTTAAATTGTGTCACATACCTGTAGGAGGGAGGTCCTCTGTTCATTCTTTTGGACCTTGGAGGAAAGATGGTGAAACTCCACAGCCATTCGGCCGAGGTGAGCTAACAGCTGGTTCGGGTTGGACTCCTCAGCGAATatgctgaaggagctctccagtcTCTTCAGCTGGCTCGCTAGCTCGATGTTCTCCTGAGGCAGGAGGGGGATTACTCCCGTCACAGACCCCGTCTGGAGATACCCACACAGGTGAAGAGTCAGTCAGTCCTTCCTCTCAAGCTGACTCAGCATGCAATCTAACAATTACAGATGTATGTCAACCAGCACAAGACTGAAAGTTCAACATGCTGGACGAGTCATCGTGCGCTATTtctgtgaaaagcagcagctgacttGTCTGAGGAGTTGAACCAGTTTGGCCTGTTGGATTTAAATTTAGGTCACACAGACCACAATAGCTGTGTTAATACTTTTACCTTAACTATTCTGATCAGGTGAGGAAATTGTGCCAACACTGGTTACAGAATTTTACAATATGTGACTGGCTAGTCAATACCATTAGTTTTGACATGTGTGACTGAAATATTCCGGCACAGTGTCCTATTATCACATCCCCAAGGATGTAGTGTGCGAATGAATCAGCTGTGCATTTCTAGCCAGTAATAATCCTGGACTTTCCCCTCACTGACTCACACTGGAGCTACCAGTATTGAGTTTGGTGGTGAATCACCACACCAAGGATAAGTTCCTAATATTGAGGAAATAGCTGTAAAGAGGAAAGGTTGAATTGAGCCTAAATTAATTATACAAAATACTTTCTTTTGGGAGTCAGCATCAGAGCAGTAAAGATTCTTTGAAATGACCAAATTTTGAGTGCCTGTGTCACTTTCCTTGGAAAATTATTCATCTCTGTATCTCAAAAAGTGTTGTACGTACAGTCAAGGCATCTGTAGTCTTCCCATCGATATTCACGACCTGAAACTCTGATGAGGTCTCCTGTAAAGACCAAAAAGTAAGTAGCAGCATCGTACATGCAGTGTCCGTACTGCAATTACGTCAATAAACTCAAACATGAATGAAGTAAACATCCTCCTGTTGAGAGCTGCCAAATGTCAGTCCAGGACCTCATAATATCCGGACCTGATGTTAATTACAAGTTGTTTCTGCCATGACAGATTACTTACGTTAGGCTTCTCAGGCTGTAGGGTTTTCCCTACACAGCTTGTTTGctcctccttctgctctgcAGTGGGGTGTAAACAGGGTTTACCTGAAATAAGCCGTACCAATATCAAGGTTACTAAAAGTTTCAGTAAAGTGGAATAACATGCCATATGGTTACCATAACGTCCGGAGtaataatcaacaaataaaaatatgtctACAAAGTTAAATTCATGATCAAGTCTGTGAGACCTACTTTGCGTCTCCGTCTGAATGGGCCCTCCCATACACAGACTGGCTGCGAAGCTGGAGGACTTGAGGGCCTCGTTGTCTCTCACAAGCTCCTCCACTCGCTGCCGAAGCCTCGACGCCTCTGACTGAGACTCTTCCAGCAAATCACCTGCGTGTTTCGGAGAGatcttgtctctgtctgacaCTGCTAAGGCTACATCTATCATCATGAGCAgtcaaacagaatgtgatggaAGCTCAGTGAGATATTTTGTGCAAGCAGTACTCGTTTGGTGAGTCACAAAAGGAGCAATCAGGTCATTTACATCACTTGCTTGCAAGCCTCTCATCAAACTAGCAATGAAGATGATCAGGTTTTACTACATCCCACCTCATTTGCTGCACAATAATTTTCCTCCTGCATTTCTATATGTGGACTGAACTTTTCTTCTAGAAATTTCTACAAACTACACTAAAGAAATTAATGTTCTTACATATATATGCTAAacttgaaaaataaattactCAGGTGTTCTGGCTCACAACAGACACATAATGCCAAAGAGCAGCTGGCATTAGCCCTCCATCCATTGCCTGGAGGTAACCACTCTGTCTTCAGGACCTACCTAAACTCTTAAGTCCTTTCATCCGCTCCCTCAGTATGCTGTTTTCCTCCAGTAGCTGTCGatagctgcttccccctccagcctcctccctGGCCTTGACCTCACTCCCACCTGGATCATAGATGCGGTATGGGCCTTTCCCTTCCATCGCCGTGGCTCACTTACTAGACATGGTCTTCTGTACTGTGGAAGGAAGACACAAACTGTTATTTTCAACTCATCTGTAAACACATAAAGTACCGGAAACTACTCAGTGGAGTAACTGACCTTTACAGACAACAAAAAGTGCTGATAGTAAAGCCTTTAATCATACAGGACTGAGAACTTGTGCTTATAATGGTCCTCCACCCTTTGCAATAAGAAAAGCAACTAGAGAAACAATTACAGAAAATAGTCACGTTGAAAGTCAAAAGTATATTGTTCATAGCTTTGAAACTATAAGGAAGAGTATAAGAACAAGGACCATCAGATGTCCACACCCAAGCATTCATGCAACAGATGAACAGAAACGCTGGCTGGATATACAACTTCAACATCATCTAGAAATCTCTTTGAACCACAACTTACATTATAGCAAAATTACAACcactcaaaaataaaaaggttttcCTGTTATTTCTTGATTGCTGATGAAATAAATACCACCCACTCAGACATGCTACTGTGGGTTACCCAACTAGAAGAGCcttttccatccctctctccctttatGGTTTAAAACAGGACGAGTGTACACTATCGGTGAAGCCCTGTGAAGAAAATAAAGATCCACGGACAGCTCTGAAAGGACGAAAGCAGCAACGGTTCCACCATAATGCCACCCTGCCAGAGTGAAACATATGGCAAGAATGTGCTAACATTTGTGATGGCAAAATATGACAACTACAAGGTTCATATccgagggaaaaaaaaggacaaaagcagaggaaaaaaatactaaatgagACGTGAATCCTGCTAACACATATTAACCCAATAGACGAGAGTCAAATACAGTACAATCTAGCTAATGATAACTACCTTGATTGGCTGAAGAAGGCTAATATTAGTTTTCGCTGTTGTCATGCAAATTGCTAGCAACATCCTCGTTAGCTGTCGGCTAGCTAACACTAGATGACAGTGCGGGACAGGAAACCGCTAGCTCCTGTTTTTTAGCCACTACAGATAGTTTTATCGATGCAGTAAACCAGTCGGAAAGCGGAGTTAAACGACAAATCAAAGAACAAAGAGGTGTCTTTTGTCTGGATACCTTTCAGCTCGCAGTGGCCTCTCGTCTCTCAGCCCAGACATCTATTGCGGAAGTGGTCTACTGGTCTGTGCTGTAACCTGGGAAATTCCACCTCGCAACGTTTTATGTAAACAGGATGATTGACAGGCCGGCGGACCAATCAGGCCAGAGCGCTCTGTCAATGGGGCACCAACAGGAGCCGCTGACCGTAATGTAAACACTGGCGCTAAATGCTTTGCgtatgatttattattattcgTGGGAAAGATTTTACCGAAATGATCAAGCCTCTTCACATGATTCACGATTAAACGTTTATTTGAATATCCAtattcagggaaaaaaaaaaaaaaaaaaaaggctcataTGACACTGGGGTGAGTAAAACGGATTATCAAAAGCAGCCTGATTTTCTTTTGAACCGTAGGcctaattattttaattaaaaaacgTCTTGATCTCATTTTTTACCTGTTGAAACCCATCCCTCACAGTGCAGGGACAAACCCGACCATTTTCACTGAATGACTTTTTCTTCATTGATAATTTGAGAGAAGGGGTTAATGGGGGTTTCTGTGATTGCATCACATATTTCCTCAGAACTAGGAGGGCAAGAAGACCTAGATCAAGTTACACTGAGCTTTTTAAGTCCACACTATTagttaaaaagaaatattttatctgAGAGCTAATATATAATATCAAGTTCATGTTGTGATTAAGACTATATAGCAAAtggttgtttttatttctgattaATCTGACATTTTTCGGTCTATAGAATGTAGATACACAGAATGGTTTAAAAAAGCTGAAGTCCAACAAGTATTCCACGATACAGATCAATAGTCTACACTTAATATTCATATTTGTGATTCCTTGagattttttctttaaaaatgacttaaacaatAAACCAATTTGACtaactgattaatcaactaatcatttcagctccatTTGTGATTATGTTAATATCACCTGGAATTTGGGCTATTTTAACAACATGTTAGAAATGTTATGTTACTCAGACTAAGAGGTGTGTGCCGAGGAGCACTCCAAGGCATACAGTAATTTTAATGTTTGAAAAAATTGTCTTGTCTGAACTTGATTGCAGGCTGTCTGACCAAACATGAATAATTTGGAGCAATAGTGACATCTTGTGGGAATTAAAATCAGGTAATCTGTGGTCATATTTCTTCCTCAGGGAGTTACAAAGACCATTCCTTGGTTTACTAGTGGCATAAAGTACTTCTGATGCAGTCTAACTTCAACTGCATGCAATTAGGCTGTACCACACACAGGTGCTTGGTCAGCCCAACAGAGTATAACACGTTTCTAAGACTCTATAATGGCTAAAAAGTCTTAAGTGAACCATCAAAAAGTCTCATATGAGTCACAAGTAAAAACATACATCTGTTTATCCACAAAGATGATTGAgataaataaactgaataatgatttcagatttcagagcATCATCCTTGGAGGTCATAACATTAATCTTGCTGTGTTAACACAGGAAATACCCGGTTTGCAAATGATTTTACACAAAACATGACGTGATTTATGAGAACGATCTATTAATCAGTCATACCTTtgtttttctatatttaaaCCACCCTAATTACTTCCTGTAATGTATAAAAAGTGCACACTgatggtagtggtggtggtggttcaCCAGTAATACTGAGGTAGCACTATATTAAAACTACtgcaacagagaaaagaggttAGTTATAGCTGTATGAAAACTGTGATCTTCCTTAAATAGCACCCTCCACAGTTAAAAAGTTACAGTAAAACAGAAATTTACGACATACTACTACCACAGTTCAATTAAAACCATGTACAACAGCAAAACgacaaaacattttaaaccaTATAGTATGCGGACCAGCAGTGCCTCAGTGGCCAGAAAACACCGGGAGAATACATGAATGTGTTCCCCAAAGAATCCTCAGCTGCCtacaggaaacagcaaacatgCGGTTCACACGCAGATGTTTTTTCCTCAGCCCTGTGCCTGCCACCAAACACTTTGTCCTTGATTATAGGTGCACAATGTTTCCATCTCAAGCTGCAGTGATGTGCTGAAATAATAAACAGGCTGCTGACTCTGAGCCTgccagcacaaaaacaaaagcctgaGGATACAGGAAATGTCGCCCATCATTTAGTCCTCCTGGGTAacaaattgtttgttttctccatcCACCCACTATTTTAAATTATTCTAAAACATTTTGCTCATtgcacaaagacagaggagtGAGTGGGGTAAATATCAAATTGAAGCTCACAATGTCACAAGTACAGCGTATGCATTCTGTACCCTCATCCTGCTGAGACACAAGGACGGTCCAGTCTCCAATCTCCTTCAAGCAGAAATCAGCAGCTGATAGTCATTAGCTCCGTGCTGCTTAATACAAAATGTCCTTTTGTTAACTGACTAGTGACTCCAGCTGTCTTCTCTGGGCCTTAAACCAGCGGCATCCTTGTCATCGCTATGCAAAAAACTTGGCTGAGATGTGCCCTGCCAGATATGTTTCAGTTTTAACTTTAAACAGGCTCTTCATATCAGTTTTAATTGAAAATCACAAATTTAGACTTTAACTATGACCAAGAAACCGGTGTGACAGATTATCAAGTCCATTTTTCTCAGGCTTATGTATCACTAGTCAGTGAGAATGAGTAAATCTTATTTTCAGactacattttctgttttgttgtcacCACTTTTGTCTCCATAGTCTCGTTATTTTGTCCTTGACATGGATTTAGCAGGTTGTACTGATTAAAAAATCACAATGAAATGAAGAACTGgtttaaaataaacataacatATTCAAATGCTGTTCAACATTCACCAGTATTTGCTTAAGATTAAAAAGCATTTTCCTGCTAAGACAGAAAACATACTATAAAATTACAGAGCCTGTGGCATCTTTTCTGACATATAAGGCAGAAATCTTGTCATTAAGTTACATGTTGGCTCAATTGTAATGTTCCAAACAGAGGACAACAACACTCATTTCAGTGATATCATAAAATGAGTCGActctgaacaaaaaataaaaggaatgcTACAAATCTAAACACAAATCTAATATGTTCTGTTACTACACCTCAAAtgttaaaacaaataaacaacaactcACCCACACATTCAGCTTGTGTCGGAGAGGCACTTTTTAAGGAAACTGGTGAATAGGGGGGAAGCAATTTCACTGTGAGACTTGGGGAATTCCCATAACCCAGTAAAATGGCCTGACACTGTACACTCAGCCTAAACAGAACCTAGTGTGTGTCCAACTGTGCGGCCTGCCTTTACAGAACATCACAACACAtgaaagaaacactgaatgcatTTAACTAATCTCTGTATAGAAGCAACATGCACACAGCCCTGCACACAAATGACTGCACCAAAACCGAAATATGACACATGACACTGTAAGAGCCGCATTCAAGACCAATGACCTCTAATGTATACTACTACTTGTATACACAGCCCTGTACATATAGCACAATATGTGGCTTGTTTGCATGATGCCACCATGAACCTAGAGattgcagataaaaaaaaaagtcaaaggcTGAAGCAACACCCATAACTCTTTGAGGATGTGACAGCTTTGAAATATGTAAACTACAATCGACTTAATTTATGCTGTACAAGATGTTCTGAACAACACCGCAGTTCAAACTTCCCCAGCTGTCAAAAGGGAAATTCAAGAACAGTGTATATTTTGACATTGGCTTCATATTAACAATGTTCTATTGAAGTAATCTCTTAATCTCTCATAATTATCATCAAATGGAGCAATTTCAGGTTGGGTGTGCCATTAAAACCGGAGTGTGACTGACTGCTGTCGACTCTATTTGTTGCCTAGGATTTTGGCGTGCTGCAGGGGATTTCCTTGCCACATGCgtcttttttcatctttcctctTTTAACACAAAGATGGCCTGACAACAGCTGCACTCAAACATACGCACTGAACTGAGACACCGACAAGAACAGAGGCAGCTGTCTTATACATTTGTCCAACACGTGAAATGAAGTTTAAAGTGACATGCTAATAGTTTAAGAGTCAATGATGTTctattttttcaaatttttaaATGTGTAGGGGTATAAATAACTGTTGAGACAAGGTATGTAGTCAGCTAGCTGAGGAAGTCACACAATACCTCcacagtgtgtttgaatgttAAGAAGCAGAGTGGTTGAAAGAGTTAACAAGAGCCTAATTTGTTTAGATTTATTCCTAACATGAGCCGCTAGCTGTTATCCATTTGTTAAAATACTATTTTAGTTATTATTCTATTAATATCAGCCTTTATTTACATATAGTTCACTTTTGTGAACAACAATAATGTATGTGTATTGTTGAGTTTGTTCACCAGAGCAGGCATTGACTTGGAGCGGGAGTTTCCTGGTGTTAAATATTGTAGTTCCCATTCTGCTCGGCCCGGTGGTACTGCCAGTATCAACACAGTTAATCATTGAACTGCCCTGCCAAATACGAACCAGGGCACCCCACCCACAACACTATAACAGAAAATGTGAGCTCGCATCATTTCCATTTGACATAATCTGCATTTATACATCAAAGCGTAGAAAAATGTGTTGCAACAAtgcaagaagaaagagagacaatgTTGACTTTAATCATTTTATTCAGGTATTTATGACACCTTAAAATCACAGTCATCAACGGACAGTTTGCGATCTGAAGGCACTATTCCTCTTAATCCAATCTGCAGTACATGTGAAGCACCTTTCCACACTAACGTGAACTTCTTCGTGTCACACATgactctgtaaaaa from Chaetodon trifascialis isolate fChaTrf1 chromosome 5, fChaTrf1.hap1, whole genome shotgun sequence includes:
- the tnip1 gene encoding TNFAIP3-interacting protein 1 isoform X3, translated to MEGKGPYRIYDPGGSEVKAREEAGGGSSYRQLLEENSILRERMKGLKSLGDLLEESQSEASRLRQRVEELVRDNEALKSSSFAASLCMGGPIQTETQSKPCLHPTAEQKEEQTSCVGKTLQPEKPNETSSEFQVVNIDGKTTDALTTGSVTGVIPLLPQENIELASQLKRLESSFSIFAEESNPNQLLAHLGRMAVEFHHLSSKVQKNEQRTSLLQTLCEQLRQENNELRKKMEEDHHIRNRDLEQLRQENQKLKELVTGGAAAMGSPAAPSDTEAAEAKEEPAKEESAAVRPKMEATTPQKSGKASEKTPTKPCDVEVYEKKIKLLEKQRKDVLEVNKQWDIQWNSMKSQFEQKITDLRQRLAESQKTVLELEAEREQRQRDYDKKLLLAKSKIENVQGEKECLNSETTELKQKIRYLQDQLLPLSKQREYQEKEIQRLNRALEEALNLHSPSSSQQPPPGQGNFADAANNLKKQELLTQIAVLKEQVKIFEEDFRKERSDRERMNEEKEDLRRQVERLQGQITNLTNQLHQAQNECQRERTERCKLERLQMQHHKQGFPWQSSFPQPRGARAVGESSRPPPENADQSAAAAAAGAGFGKRERQNIDPGKH
- the tnip1 gene encoding TNFAIP3-interacting protein 1 isoform X1, which codes for MEGKGPYRIYDPGGSEVKAREEAGGGSSYRQLLEENSILRERMKGLKSLGDLLEESQSEASRLRQRVEELVRDNEALKSSSFAASLCMGGPIQTETQSKPCLHPTAEQKEEQTSCVGKTLQPEKPNETSSEFQVVNIDGKTTDALTTGSVTGVIPLLPQENIELASQLKRLESSFSIFAEESNPNQLLAHLGRMAVEFHHLSSKVQKNEQRTSLLQTLCEQLRQENNELRKKMEEDHHIRNRDLEQLRQENQKLKELVTGGAAAMGSPAAPSDTEAAEAKEEPAKEESAAVRPKMEATTPQKSGKASEKTPTKPCDVEVYEKKIKLLEKQRKDVLEVNKQWDIQWNSMKSQFEQKITDLRQRLAESQKTVLELEAEREQRQRDYDKKLLLAKSKIENVQGEKECLNSETTELKQKIRYLQDQLLPLSKQREYQEKEIQRLNRALEEALNLHSPSSSQQPPPGQGNFADAANNLKKQELLTQIAVLKEQVKIFEEDFRKERSDRERMNEEKEDLRRQVERLQGQITNLTNQLHQAQNECQRERTERCKLERLQMQHHKQGQQQERRTSDPTSGSVNGPLSPPYCGPFVQVGPQGLEGWPIHFPPRMPNAAGATAAAAAAPPPVRDFQPVTPGFPWQSSFPQPRGARAVGESSRPPPENADQSAAAAAAGAGFGKRERQNIDPGKH
- the tnip1 gene encoding TNFAIP3-interacting protein 1 isoform X2, whose amino-acid sequence is MEGKGPYRIYDPGGSEVKAREEAGGGSSYRQLLEENSILRERMKGLKSLGDLLEESQSEASRLRQRVEELVRDNEALKSSSFAASLCMGGPIQTETQSKPCLHPTAEQKEEQTSCVGKTLQPEKPNETSSEFQVVNIDGKTTDALTTGSVTGVIPLLPQENIELASQLKRLESSFSIFAEESNPNQLLAHLGRMAVEFHHLSSKVQKNEQRTSLLQTLCEQLRQENNELRKKMEEDHHIRNRDLEQLRQENQKLKELVTGGAAAMGSPAAPSDTEAAEAKEEPAKEESAAVRPKMEATTPQKSGKASEKTPTKPCDVEVYEKKIKLLEKQRKDVLEVNKQWDIQWNSMKSQFEQKITDLRQRLAESQKTVLELEAEREQRQRDYDKKLLLAKSKIENVQGEKECLNSETTELKQKIRYLQDQLLPLSKQREYQEKEIQRLNRALEEALNLHSPSSSQQPPPGQGNFADAANNLKKQELLTQIAVLKEQVKIFEEDFRKERSDRERMNEEKEDLRRQVERLQGQITNLTNQLHQAQNECQRERTERCKLERLQMQHHKQVGPQGLEGWPIHFPPRMPNAAGATAAAAAAPPPVRDFQPVTPGFPWQSSFPQPRGARAVGESSRPPPENADQSAAAAAAGAGFGKRERQNIDPGKH